The following proteins come from a genomic window of Musa acuminata AAA Group cultivar baxijiao chromosome BXJ1-7, Cavendish_Baxijiao_AAA, whole genome shotgun sequence:
- the LOC135584043 gene encoding ABC transporter I family member 10-like isoform X2 — protein MPWASLSTALMKPSPRYCRCRSLIVVAEVAPAIEAHKVSFSVTNKQGKSVPILKNCSLHVPPGQLWMLLGPNGCGKSTLLKVLAGLLNPSDGTVNIKKPSSFVFQNPDHQRQIQTLSGGQKQRVAIAGALAEACKVLLLDELTTFLDEHDQIGVIKAVKNTVAASGEVAALWVTHRLEELNYADGALYMEDGRIMMHGDVWSVLSFIKAKQVQYRDHLHL, from the exons ATGCCATGGGCTTCCCTTTCTACTGCCCTAATGAAACCATCGCCAAG GTATTGTCGGTGTCGATCGCTCATCGTGGTGGCAGAGGTTGCTCCTGCCATTGAAGCCCATAAAGTGAGCTTCTCGGTGACCAACAAGCAGGGGAAGTCGGTTCCAATTTTGAAGAATTGTTCCCTCCATGTCCCTCCTGGCCAGCTGTGGATGCTTCTTGGTCCCAATGGTTGTGGCAAGTCCACCCTCCTTAAG GTCTTGGCAGGACTTCTAAATCCTTCTGATGGAACTGTGAATATAAAAAAACCAAGTAGCTTTGTGTTTCAGAATCCTGATCACCAG AGGCAGATTCAGACTCTTAGTGGAGGGCAGAAACAAAGAGTTGCTATTGCAGGTGCCTTAGCTGAAGCATGTAAAGTGCTATTATTAGATGAATTGACAACATTTTTGGATGAACATGACCAG ATAGGAGTTATAAAGGCAGTCAAGAACACTGTGGCGGCTTCGGGAGAAGTTGCAGCATTGTGGGTGACTCATCGCTTAGAGGAACTCAACTATGCAGATGGTGCTTTATATATGGAAGATGGCCGAAtaatgatgcatggagatgtgtgGAGTGTTTTAAGCTTTATAAAAGCGAAGCAAGTCCAGTACAGAGATCATCTTCATCTCTAA
- the LOC135584043 gene encoding ABC transporter I family member 10-like isoform X1: protein MPWASLSTALMKPSPRYCRCRSLIVVAEVAPAIEAHKVSFSVTNKQGKSVPILKNCSLHVPPGQLWMLLGPNGCGKSTLLKVLAGLLNPSDGTVNIKKPSSFVFQNPDHQVVMPTVEADVAFGLGKFNLTSDEVRSRVSEALEAVGMLHYSQRQIQTLSGGQKQRVAIAGALAEACKVLLLDELTTFLDEHDQIGVIKAVKNTVAASGEVAALWVTHRLEELNYADGALYMEDGRIMMHGDVWSVLSFIKAKQVQYRDHLHL from the exons ATGCCATGGGCTTCCCTTTCTACTGCCCTAATGAAACCATCGCCAAG GTATTGTCGGTGTCGATCGCTCATCGTGGTGGCAGAGGTTGCTCCTGCCATTGAAGCCCATAAAGTGAGCTTCTCGGTGACCAACAAGCAGGGGAAGTCGGTTCCAATTTTGAAGAATTGTTCCCTCCATGTCCCTCCTGGCCAGCTGTGGATGCTTCTTGGTCCCAATGGTTGTGGCAAGTCCACCCTCCTTAAG GTCTTGGCAGGACTTCTAAATCCTTCTGATGGAACTGTGAATATAAAAAAACCAAGTAGCTTTGTGTTTCAGAATCCTGATCACCAG GTGGTTATGCCAACAGTGGAAGCAGATGTGGCATTTGGTCTTGGTAAGTTTAATCTAACATCAGATGAAGTTAGATCAAGAGTATCAGAAGCTTTAGAAGCTGTTGGCATGCTGCATTACTCACAA AGGCAGATTCAGACTCTTAGTGGAGGGCAGAAACAAAGAGTTGCTATTGCAGGTGCCTTAGCTGAAGCATGTAAAGTGCTATTATTAGATGAATTGACAACATTTTTGGATGAACATGACCAG ATAGGAGTTATAAAGGCAGTCAAGAACACTGTGGCGGCTTCGGGAGAAGTTGCAGCATTGTGGGTGACTCATCGCTTAGAGGAACTCAACTATGCAGATGGTGCTTTATATATGGAAGATGGCCGAAtaatgatgcatggagatgtgtgGAGTGTTTTAAGCTTTATAAAAGCGAAGCAAGTCCAGTACAGAGATCATCTTCATCTCTAA